The Macaca fascicularis isolate 582-1 chromosome 11, T2T-MFA8v1.1 genome includes a region encoding these proteins:
- the STAT6 gene encoding signal transducer and activator of transcription 6 isoform X1 — MSLWGLVSKMPPEKVQRLYVDFPQHLRHLLGDWLESQPWEFLVGSDAFCCNMASALLSDTVQRLQASAGEQGEGSTILQHISTLESIYQRDPLKLVATFRQILQGEKKAVMEQFRHLPMPFHWKQEELKFKTALRRLQHRVGEIHLLREALQKGADAGQVSLHSLIETPANGTGPSEALALLLQETTGELETAKALVLKRIQIWKRQQQLAGNGAPFEESLAPLQERCESLVDIYSQLQQEVGAAGGELEPKTRASLIGRLDEVLRTLVTSCFLVEKQPPQVLKTQTKFQAGVRFLLGLRFLGAPAKPPLVRADMVTEKQARELSVPQGPGAGAESTGEIINNTVPLENSIPGNCCSALFKNLLLKKIKRCERKGTESVTEEKCAVLFSASFTLGPGKLPIQLQALSLPLVVIVHGNQDNNAKATILWDNAFSEMDRVPFVVAERVPWEKMCETLNLKFMAEVGTNRGLLPEHFLFLAQKIFNDNSLSMEAFQHRSVSWSQFNKEILLGRGFTFWQWFDGVLDLTKRCLRSYWSDRLIIGFISKQYVTSLLLNEPDGTFLLRFSDSEIGGITIAHVIRGQDGSPQIENIQPFSAKDLSIRSLGDRIRDLAQLKNLYPKKPKDEAFRSHYKPEQMGKDGRGYVPATIKMTVERDQPLPTPELQMPTMVPSYDLGMAPDSSMSMQLGPDMVPQVYPPHSHSIPPYQGLSPEESVNVLSAFQEPHLQMPPSLGQMSLSFDQPHPQGLLPCQPQEHAVSSPDPLLCSDVTMVEDSCLSQPVRAFSQGTWIGEDIFPPLLPPTEQDLTKLLLEGQGESGGGSLGAQPLLQPSHYGQSGISMSHMDLRANPSW; from the exons ATGTCTCTGTGGGGTCTGGTCTCCAAGATGCCCCCAGAAAAAGTGCAGCGGCTCTATGTCGACTTTCCCCAACACCTGCGGCATCTTCTGGGTGACTGGCTGGAGAGCCAGCCCTG GGAGTTCCTGGTCGGCTCAGACGCCTTCTGCTGCAACATGGCTAGTGCCCTACTTTCAGACACTGTCCAGCGCCTTCAGGCCTCGGCGGGAGAGCAGGGGGAGGGGAGCACCATCTTGCAACACATCAGTAccctggag AGCATATATCAGAGGGACCCCCTGAAGCTGGTGGCCACTTTCAGACAAATACTTCAAGGAGAGAAAAAAGCTGTTATGGAACAG TTTCGCCACTTGCCAATGCCTTTCCACTGGAAGCAGGAAGAACTCAAGTTCAAGACAGCCCTGCGGAGGCTGCAGCACCGAGTAGGGGAGATCCACCTTCTTCGAGAAGCCCTGCAGAAGGGGGCTGATGCTGGCCAAG TGTCTCTGCACAGCTTGATAGAAACTCCTGCTAATGGGACTGGGCCAAGTGAG GCCCTGGCCCTGCTACTGCAGGAGACCACTGGAGAGCTGGAGACAGCCAAGGCGCTAGTGCTGAAGAGGATCCAGATTTGGAAACGGCAGCAGCAGCTGGCAGGGAATGGCGCACCCTTTGAGGAGAGCCTGGCCCCACTCCAGGAGAG GTGTGAGAGCCTGGTGGACATTTATTCCCAGCTACAGCAGGAGGTAGGGGCGGCTGGTGGGGAGCTTGAGCCCAAGACCCGGGCATCGCTGATTGGCCGGCTGGATGAAGTCCTGCGAACCCTCGTCACCAG TTGTTTCCTGGTGGAGAAGCAGCCGCCCCAGGTACTGAAGACTCAGACCAAGTTCCAGGCTGGAGTTCGATTCCTGTTGGGCTTGAGGTTCCTGGGGGCCCCAGCCAAGCCTCCACTGGTCAGGGCTGACATGGTGACAGAGAAGCAGGCGAGGGAGCTGAGTGTGCCTCAGGGTCCTGGGGCTGGAGC AGAAAGCACTGGAGAAATCATCAACAACACTGTGCCCTTGGAGAACAGCATTCCTGGGAACTGCTGCTCTGCCCTGTTCAAGAACCTG CTTCTCAAGAAGATCAAGCGGTGTGAGCGGAAGGGCACTGAGTCTGTCACAGAGGAGAAGTGCGCTGTGCTCTTCTCTGCCAGCTTCACACTTGGCCCCGGCAAACTCCCCATCCAGCTCCAG GCCCTGTCTCTGCCCCTGGTGGTCATCGTCCATGGCAACCAAGACAACAATGCCAAAGCCACCATCCTGTGGGACAATGCCTTCTCTGAGATG GACCGCGTGCCCTTTGTGGTGGCTGAGCGGGTGCCCTGGGAGAAGATGTGTGAAACTCTGAACTTGAAGTTCATGGCTGAGGTGGGGACCAACCGGGGGCTGCTCCCAGAGCACTTCCTCTTCCTGGCCCAGAAGATCTTCAATGACAACAGCCTCAGCATGGAGGCCTTCCAGCACCGTTCTGTGTCCTGGTCACAGTTCAACAAG GAGATCCTGCTGGGCCGTGGCTTCACCTTTTGGCAGTGGTTTGATGGTGTCCTGGACCTCACCAAACGCTGTCTCCGGAGCTACTGGTCTGACCG GCTGATTATCGGCTTCATCAGCAAACAGTACGTTACTAGCCTTCTTCTGAACGAGCCCGACGGAACCTTTCTCCTCCGCTTCAGCGACTCAGAGATTGGGGGCATCACCATTGCCCACGTCATCCGGGGCCAGGATG GCTCTCCACAGATAGAGAACATCCAGCCATTCTCTGCCAAAGACCTGTCCATTCGTTCACTGGGGGACCGAATCCGGGATCTTGCTCAGCTCAAAAACCTCTATCCCAAGAAGCCCAAGGATGAGGCTTTCCGGAGCCACTACAAGC CTGAACAGATGGGTAAGGATGGCAGGGGTTATGTCCCAGCTACCATCAAGATGACCGTGGAAag gGACCAGCCACTTCCTACCCCAGAGCTCCAGATGCCTACCATGGTGCCTTCTTATGACCTTGGAATGGCCCCTGATTCCTCCATGAGCATGCAGCTTGGCCCAGATATGGT GCCCCAGGTGTACCCACCACACTCTCACTCCATCCCCCCGTATCAAGGCCTCTCCCCAGAAGAATCAGTCAATGTGTTGTCCGCCTTCCAGGA GCCTCACCTGCAGATGccccccagcctgggccagatgAGCCTGTCCTTTGACCAGCCTCACCCCCA GGGCCTGCTGCCATGCCAGCCTCAGGAGCATGCTGTGTCCAGCCCTGACCCCCTGCTCTGCTCAGATGTGACCATGGTGGAAGACAGCTGCCTGAGCCAGCCAGTGAGAGCGTTTTCTCAGGGCACTTG GATTGGTGAAGACATATTCCCTCCTCTGCTGCCGCCCACTGAACAGGACCTCACTAAGCTTCTCCTGGAGGGGCAAGGGGAATCGGGGGGAGGGTCCTTGGgggcccagcccctcctgcaACCCTCCCACTATGGGCAATCTGGGATCTCAATGTCCCACATGGACCTAAGGGCCAACCCCAGTTGGTGA